The nucleotide sequence GAACGCGCGGTGCCCGCCGCTCCCGCGCTGACGGTTCCGGTGGCGGCGGCTCCCGCTCCGACAGCTCGGGCGGCAGCGACTCACGGATCGACGGTTCCGGTGCCCGGCGTCGTCGCAACGGTGGATCGGGCGACGAGTCCGCATCCGGGGGAGTGGAGACCCCGGCCGAGCAGGAGGCCCGCGCCAAGGAGATCTGCCTCCGGCTGCTCACCGACCGGGCCCGCTCGGTCAAGGAGCTCGGTGATGCACTGCGCCGCAAGGAGATCGCCGACGAGGTCGCACATCGGGTGCTCGAGCGCTTCGACGAGGTCGGACTGGTCGACGACAAGGCGTTCGCCGACCAGTGGGTTCGTTCCCGGCACCGGCACCGCGGGCTGGGCAAGCGGGCGATCGCACTGGAGCTGCACCGCAAGGGGATCGACCGGGACGTCGCCGACGAGGCACTCACCGAGATCGACGACGACTCCGAGCGGGACCGCGCCCGCGAACTGGTCGTGCGCCGCCTGCGCAGCCTGCCCGTCGGCACCCGGGAGCAACGCCAGTCCACCGCGCGCAAGCTCGTCGGGATGCTCGCCCGCAAGGGATACGGCGGGGGCGTCGCGTACGGCGTCGTGAAGGAGGAGATCGCCGCCGCCGGTGCGGACGCCGACGAGCTCGGCGAGACCCCGCCCGACGACTGACCGGCGAGACCCCGCCCGACGACTGACCGGCGAGACCTCGTCCGACGACTGACCGGTGTAGCCCGGCCCGATGACCGACCCGGCGTGGCCGGGCCCGTTCCGAAGCCGGGCGGTGCGTGCGGGCGGAGGCGCGGCGCGGGGGCGCACGCTCGTGGCTGCCCGTCGGCTCGGCAGGGGGTCTGGTGCATCCGCTCACCAGATGAGCGGTTCTTGCATCAGGAGACCTCCGGCCCGGGACGATGTGGGCCTTCTGGCGTGGGCCCGCCGGGCGCGGGCCGCGCATCGCGGGCGCGTGGCGCGGGGCGCGTGGGCAGAGGCGTGGCGCACGGCCGGCCCACTCACCGCCGGAGGTGGCTGGCGGGCCGTGCCGTGCCAAGCCGCGCCGTGCCAAGCCGCGCTGTGCCAAGCCGTGCTGTGCCAAGCCGGGCCGGATCGGGCACGGAGAGGGGTGCACGCAGAAACCGCTCACCTGGTGAGCGGATGTTCGACAGGGGTACACCCTTGCTCGGCCGGCAACCACCCCTGCTCGGCCGGCGACCACCCGCCCGGCCGGTATCCACCCCTGCCCGGCCAGTCGCCGCCGGAGGGCCGGCCCGGCGTCACCCCAGCAGCTCCCGGCCGGTCCGGTGCCGGTGCAGGACCTGGACGTCGTTCGTCCCCGACCGCAGCGAGGCCGAGGTGTCGGACATGTGCTCCAGCAGGATGTCCGCGAAGGCCGTCACGGCCGGCGTCGGTGCGATGTCCGCGCGGCGGGCCAGCGCCACGGTCCGGTGCAGGGCCGGGGTCAGCACCGTCCTGCGTAGTCGCGGCCGCCCGATGAACACCAGATCCGGCACCACCGCCACCCCGGTGCCGGCCTCGACCATCCGCAGCACCGCGTCCATCTGGCCACCTTCCACCGCGATCCGCGGGGTCACCCCGGCCACCGCGTACGCCCGCAGGGTCACCTCCCTCAGGTCGTAGCCCTTCCGGACCATCACCAGATCGTGCTTGGCCAGCTCGGGGACCGAGATCGTCCGGCGGGGGGTCAGCGGACGCCGGGCGCGCGGGGATGCGACCGACAGCCGCTCGCGCAGCAGCGGGGCACTGTGCAGGGCCGGATCCACCCCGTCCGGAGGGACGATCACGAGTGCGATGTCGAGCTCGTTGCGGACCAGCGAGGTCTCCAGCGGCTGCGAACCGTCCTCGGCCAGCTCGACGTGGATCTCCGGGTGCCGCGCGTGGAACACCCGCAGCACGTCCGACAGCACTCCGATGCACAGCGACGGCGTCGCGCCGACCCGGACCCGGCCGCTGCGCAACCCCACCATCTCGGCGACCGTGGTGCGCACCATGTCGGAGTCGGCCAGTATCCGCCGGGCCAGTGGCAGCACCACCTCGCCGGCCGGCGTCAGCGTCACCGACGCCCCGCGGTTGATCAGCGAGGCGCCCAACTCCTGCTCCAGCGCCCGCAGCGACCTGCTGAGAGTGGGCTGCGCAACACCGACCTGGTCGGCCGCCCGAGTGAAGCTGCGCACGTCCGCCAGAGCGACGAAGTACATGAGCTGCTGAAGTGTCACGTGCATAGCCTACGGCTATGGCAGCAGGCCCTTTGATGCATTGGACGGCCACGGGTGTTGCTATGTCCACTGGTCGCTGTGGTCACGATGTCCGACAAGTCCCGGGCGGGCGGCGCAGCCGAGCCCCGGCGTCCGCGAACGCCCAGTGCGTTCCTGAAATTCGTGATGGCGGTGAGCGGGGTCTTCCTGCTGCTCTACGTCGTCCTGCACATGATCGGCAACCTGAAGATCTTCTTCGGTCCCGAGTCGATCGATGAGTACGCGGCCTGGCTCCGCACGCTGCTCGAGCCCGCACTGCCCTACGGCGGCATGCTGTGGATCGTCCGGGTGGTCCTGCTGGTCTCGGCGATCGCGCACATCTGGGCGGCCACCGTGCTGACCCTGCGCGCGCGGCGGGCGCGACCGATCAAGTACGCCGGCGGCTCGCACAAGGTGAAGGGCAGCTACGCGGCCCGCACCATGCGCTGGGGCGGCGTGATCATCGTGCTGTTCGTCATCTACCACATCCTCGACCTCACGGTGGGTGTCGCCAACCCGAACGGCGTGCACCTCGAGGCCTACAACAACATCAGCGCCGGGTTCGCCCCGGACCGCTGGTACATCACGCTGTTCTACATCGCCGCCGTCGTCGCGCTCGGGCTGCACGTCCGGCACGGCATCTTCTCCGGCATGCAGACGCTCGGATGGTCCAGCAACAGCCGGGAGCACACCATCAAGACGGTGGCCACGGCGTTCGCCGTCGTGCTCACCCTGGGGTTCATCTCGGTGCCCCTCGCCGTCACGTTCGGAGTGGTCTGAATCCATGCCTGACAACACTGACGCCCCCACCCACCACGAGAGCAACGACAGCGGATCGGGCCTCTACGCCGACTACACGGTCGGCGAGCCGGTCGTCGACAAGGCGGTCCCGTCCGGCCCGATCGAGACCCGCTGGGAGCGCCGCCGGTTCGGCGTGAAGCTCGTCAACCCGGCGAACAAGCGGTCCAAGAAGGTCATCGTCGTCGGGTCCGGCCTGGCCGGTGGCGCCGCATCCGCCACGCTCGGCGAGGCCGGGTACCAGGTCAAGACGTTCTGCTACCAGGACAGCCCGCGGCGCGCGCACTCGATCGCCGCGCAGGGTGGCATCAACGCGGCGAAGAACTACCGCAACGACGGCGACAGCGTGTACCGGCTGTTCTACGACACGGTCAAGGGCGGCGACTTCCGCGCCCGCGAGTCGAACGTGCACCGGCTCGCCGAGATCAGCCGCCAGATCATCGACCAGTGCGTTGCGCAGGGCGTCCCGTTCGCCCGTGACTACGGCGGCCTGCTCGACACCCGGTCGTTCGGTGGCGTGCAGGTCTCCCGCACCTTCTACGCCCGCGGACAGACCGGCCAGCAGCTGTTGATCGGCGCCTACCAGGCGCTCGAGCGCCAGGTGCAGGCCGGCACCGTCGAGATGTTCGCCCGGCACGAGATGCTGGAGCTGATCGTCGTCGAGGGCCGGGCGCGCGGAATCGTCGCCCGGGACATGGTCTCCGGCGAGATCCAGGTGCACACCGCGGACGCGGTGGTGCTCGCCTCCGGTGGCTACGGCAACGTCTTCTACCTGTCGACGAACGCCAAGGGCTGCAACGTGACCGCGTCCTGGCGGGCGCACCGCAAGGGCGCGCTGTTCGCGAACCCCTGCTTCACCCAGATCCACCCGACCTGCATCCCGGTCTCGGGTGACCACCAGTCGAAGCTGACCCTGATGTCGGAGTCGCTGCGCAACGACGGCCGGGTCTGGGTGCCGAAGCGGCTCGGCGACGACCGTGGCCCGAACGAGATCCCGGAAGCCGAGCGCGACTACTTCCTGGAGCGCAAGTACCCGGCGTTCGGGAACCTGGTGCCCCGCGACATCGCGTCCCGGGCCGCCAAGGAGGTCTGCGACGAGAAGCGCGGCGTCGGACCGGGCGGGCTCGGTGTCTACCTGGACTTCGCCGACGCCATCGCCCGGCTCGGTCGCAAGGCCGTCGAGGCCAAGTACGGCAACCTCTTCGAGATGTACGAGCGGATCACCGGGGAGAACCCGTACGAGGTCCCGATGCGGATCTACCCCGCCGTGCACTACACGATGGGCGGCCTCTGGGTCGACTACGACCTGCAGTCCACCGTCCCGGGGCTCTACATCGGCGGCGAGGCCAACTTCTCCGACCACGGCGCGAACCGGCTGGGCGCCTCGGCACTCATGCAGGGCCTGGCGGACGGCTACTTCGTGCTCCCGGTGACCATCGGCGACTACATCGCCAAGCACAACCTGGATCCGGTGCCGGACGACGCCCCCGAGGTCGTCGAGGCCGTGAAGTCGGTGACCGACCGGATCGACACGTTCCTGTCGATCAACGGCACCCGCACGGTCGACTCGTTCCACCGTGAGCTCGGCCAGATCATGTGGGACTACTGCGGCATGGAGCGGACCGAGGAGGGACTGCGCAAGGCGCTGGACCGGATCCCCGAGCTGCGCCGCGAGTTCTGGAACAACGTCAAGGTGCCCGGTACCGGCGCCGAGCTGAACCAGAGCCTGGAGAAGGCCGGCCGGGTGGCCGACTTCCTCGAGCTCGGTGAGCTCATGTGCCTGGACGCGCTGGTGCGTCGCGAGTCCTGCGGCGGCCACTTCCGTGGTGAGAGCCAGACCGACGACGGCGAGGCACAGCGCGACGACGAGAACTTCTCCTTCACCTCGGCCTGGGAGTACACCGGCCGTGGGCAGGCGCCGGTCCTGCGCAAGGAGGAGCTCGTCTTCGAGTACGTGCACCCGACCCAGCGCAGCTACAAGTAAGGCGAGCAGACGTGAAACTGACTCTG is from Pseudonocardia autotrophica and encodes:
- a CDS encoding regulatory protein RecX; the protein is MPGEHEASPDGGPSGSDGAETGRARTVSLDELFGDAAVTDRTVDASSGDDTGPAVAVRLVDPTADPAGDLTADPAADPNGGRATDPTAGPAADPIADPVGPGPGRPAGADEAGRVVSFEELSEDGETGAAGVDAPRIATFDDEPGRRSGTRGARRSRADGSGGGGSRSDSSGGSDSRIDGSGARRRRNGGSGDESASGGVETPAEQEARAKEICLRLLTDRARSVKELGDALRRKEIADEVAHRVLERFDEVGLVDDKAFADQWVRSRHRHRGLGKRAIALELHRKGIDRDVADEALTEIDDDSERDRARELVVRRLRSLPVGTREQRQSTARKLVGMLARKGYGGGVAYGVVKEEIAAAGADADELGETPPDD
- a CDS encoding LysR family transcriptional regulator, with amino-acid sequence MTLQQLMYFVALADVRSFTRAADQVGVAQPTLSRSLRALEQELGASLINRGASVTLTPAGEVVLPLARRILADSDMVRTTVAEMVGLRSGRVRVGATPSLCIGVLSDVLRVFHARHPEIHVELAEDGSQPLETSLVRNELDIALVIVPPDGVDPALHSAPLLRERLSVASPRARRPLTPRRTISVPELAKHDLVMVRKGYDLREVTLRAYAVAGVTPRIAVEGGQMDAVLRMVEAGTGVAVVPDLVFIGRPRLRRTVLTPALHRTVALARRADIAPTPAVTAFADILLEHMSDTSASLRSGTNDVQVLHRHRTGRELLG
- a CDS encoding succinate dehydrogenase cytochrome b subunit yields the protein MSDKSRAGGAAEPRRPRTPSAFLKFVMAVSGVFLLLYVVLHMIGNLKIFFGPESIDEYAAWLRTLLEPALPYGGMLWIVRVVLLVSAIAHIWAATVLTLRARRARPIKYAGGSHKVKGSYAARTMRWGGVIIVLFVIYHILDLTVGVANPNGVHLEAYNNISAGFAPDRWYITLFYIAAVVALGLHVRHGIFSGMQTLGWSSNSREHTIKTVATAFAVVLTLGFISVPLAVTFGVV
- a CDS encoding fumarate reductase/succinate dehydrogenase flavoprotein subunit; this encodes MPDNTDAPTHHESNDSGSGLYADYTVGEPVVDKAVPSGPIETRWERRRFGVKLVNPANKRSKKVIVVGSGLAGGAASATLGEAGYQVKTFCYQDSPRRAHSIAAQGGINAAKNYRNDGDSVYRLFYDTVKGGDFRARESNVHRLAEISRQIIDQCVAQGVPFARDYGGLLDTRSFGGVQVSRTFYARGQTGQQLLIGAYQALERQVQAGTVEMFARHEMLELIVVEGRARGIVARDMVSGEIQVHTADAVVLASGGYGNVFYLSTNAKGCNVTASWRAHRKGALFANPCFTQIHPTCIPVSGDHQSKLTLMSESLRNDGRVWVPKRLGDDRGPNEIPEAERDYFLERKYPAFGNLVPRDIASRAAKEVCDEKRGVGPGGLGVYLDFADAIARLGRKAVEAKYGNLFEMYERITGENPYEVPMRIYPAVHYTMGGLWVDYDLQSTVPGLYIGGEANFSDHGANRLGASALMQGLADGYFVLPVTIGDYIAKHNLDPVPDDAPEVVEAVKSVTDRIDTFLSINGTRTVDSFHRELGQIMWDYCGMERTEEGLRKALDRIPELRREFWNNVKVPGTGAELNQSLEKAGRVADFLELGELMCLDALVRRESCGGHFRGESQTDDGEAQRDDENFSFTSAWEYTGRGQAPVLRKEELVFEYVHPTQRSYK